One window from the genome of Cucumis melo cultivar AY chromosome 12, USDA_Cmelo_AY_1.0, whole genome shotgun sequence encodes:
- the LOC103487237 gene encoding uncharacterized protein LOC103487237, with the protein MGRTAASLPVTLFFLLLLTALPPSLSFSFSFSQFKTLFSLAHSLMTRVANLRASRGDFAGSQRARNIAQKLERGLGLSFWGSIWSLAWDYTKNYAWRDLPFSELYDAVPDMNELIRAFAELSQLESDFARANWVSRNYQSVLRVSNSLLKRLLKVFRKSGAWREVVETVQKEVVDGGLLKDCLELGSGDLKGIVQILKDLALNFYSSGRSSEL; encoded by the exons ATGGGCCGAACGGCGGCATCTCTTCCGGTCactctcttcttcctcctccttctCACCGCCCTACCACCCTCcctctccttctccttctccttctcccaATTCAAAACACTATTTTCACTCGCACATTCCCTCATGACTCGCGTCGCCAATCTACGCGCCTCTCGCGGCGACTTCGCTGGCTCGCAACGAGCGAGAAACATTGCCCAAAAGCTCGAACGAGGGCTCGGACTTAGCTTCTGGGGCTCTATCTGGTCCCTTGCATGGGACTACACCAAGAACTACGCCTGGAGGGACCTCCCCTTTTCAGAACTCTACGACGCGGTTCCCGACATGAACGAATTGATTAGGGCCTTTGCGGAGTTGTCTCAGTTGGAATCGGATTTTGCAAGGGCGAATTGGGTATCTCGGAATTACCAATCTGTTCTCAGGGTCTCCAATTCGCTGTTGAAAAGGCTTCTTAAAGTGTTTCGAAAATCG GGGGCTTGGAGGGAAGTGGTGGAGACAGTTCAAAAGGAAGTGGTGGACGGTGGATTGCTGAAGGATTGTTTGGAGCTGGGCAGTGGCGATTTGAAAGGAATTGTTCAGATTCTCAAGGATTTGGCTTTGAATTTCTATTCCTCCGGCCGTTCTAGTGAACTGTAA